A genomic stretch from Aedes albopictus strain Foshan chromosome 2, AalbF5, whole genome shotgun sequence includes:
- the LOC134288380 gene encoding uncharacterized protein LOC134288380: protein MEAPDPSNSVEPCCQRQLSRPGPVVETEERGFHSASPGKYPNISVASRSDSSSVPSIEPLPPALELACYNDSESSPHDADPNSCLPALPTSSRSSSFAPSATTRTNVSPASASILLYYQNVGGINSSIAEYQSAISDGCYDVYGLCETWLNENTSTSQLFDDSYSVYRQDRSPSNSNKSSGGGVLLAVRSCFKSRVLNPPGGPMVEQLWIAITTADATLYLCLVYIPPDRVNDGDVIENHLTSLDWVVAQLGPRDNVIIVGDFNLSAISWQRTSCGYLFPISSRSSISTASRQLLDAYSTARLRQLYGVENENNRILDLCFFSEEISMDGVVMQAPFPLVKICRHHPPVLARMEISPQIRFCDTVENVSYDCSKADFNKINDFLAHVDWDDVFRDLDANLAASTLSGILWYAIDQYVPAKSERAAPKLAWSNADLRCLKRLKKAAFRQHSKHRTDATRAVYLEVNTEYKKLNDRLYNAYQERRFLNYLR from the coding sequence ATGGAAGCCCCCGACCCTTCTAACTCAGTCGAGCCCTGCTGCCAGCGTCAACTcagccgtcctggtcctgtaGTTGAGACTGAGGAACGGGGCTTCCACAGTGCCTCGCCAGGCAAGTACCCTAATATTAGCGTCGCTTCGCGATCTGATTCGTCCTCCGTTCCTAGCATCGAACCCTTGCCACCGGCTTTGGAACTGGCATGCTACAATGATTCCGAATCATCGCCGCATGACGCTGATCCGAATTCCTGCTTACCGGCACTTCCGACTTCATCGAGGTCCTCATCGTTCGCACCGTCCGCAACAACACGAACAAACGTTTCACCGGCCTCCGCAAGTATCCTATTGTACTATCAAAATGTTGGTGGGATCAACAGCTCTATCGCCGAGTACCAGTCAGCAATCAGTGACGGCTGCTACGATGTCTACGGTCTTTGTGAAACCTGGCTGAATGAAAACACCTCGACGAGTCAACTGTTCGACGACTCGTATTCCGTCTATAGGCAGGACCGGTCACCTTCAAACAGCAACAAAAGTTCCGGAGGTGGCGTTTTGCTGGCAGTGCGATCGTGCTTCAAATCGCGTGTGCTTAATCCCCCTGGCGGTCCGATGGTCGAGCAACTATGGATCGCTATCACAACAGCTGACGCAACGCTTTATTTGTGCCTGGTTTATATACCACCTGATCGAGTAAACGATGGCGATGTGATCGAGAACCACCTCACCTCGCTCGATTGGGTTGTTGCTCAGTTGGGGCCCAGAGACAACGTTATCATCGTCGGAGATTTCAATCTGAGTGCAATTTCTTGGCAACGCACCTCCTGTGGGTACCTCTTTCCGATTTCTTCTCGATCCTCTATTAGCACAGCATCACGACAGTTGCTCGACGCGTACTCCACCGCTAGACTTAGGCAATTGTATGGTGtcgaaaatgaaaacaatcgaatCCTCGACCTGTGTTTCTTCAGCGAGGAAATATCCATGGACGGCGTAGTCATGCAAGCCCCCTTTCCACTCGTTAAAATCTGTCGGCATCATCCCCCTGTGCTAGCGAGAATGGAAATATCCCCTCAAATCCGCTTTTGCGATACGGTGGAAAATGTATCCTACGATTGTAGTAAGGCTGATTTCAATAAAATCAACGACTTTCTGGCACATGTCGATTGGGACGACGTTTTTCGCGATTTGGATGCAAATCTCGCTGCGTCAACGCTTTCTGGAATTCTGTGGTATGCCATAGACCAGTATGTTCCAGCGAAATCTGAACGTGCTGCGCCCAAGTTGGCTTGGTCAAATGCCGATCTAAGATGCCTCAAGAGGTTGAAGAAGGCAGCCTTTCGGCAACATAGCAAACATCGGACAGACGCTACTAGAGCAGTATATTTGGAAGTGAACaccgaatacaagaaactcaacgATCGTCTCTACAATGCCTATCAAGAGCGTCGATTTCTAAATTATTTGAGGTGA